The sequence TTCagcagagaaaactgaggttctaaAATATTCACTAACATGCCTAAGCCTACATAGCTGATGCTAAAACCACGATTTAAGACCCAAGTTATTGAACTCTGGAGTCAGCCTATGTGCTCTAAACATTCTGCTCTGGCTGTCTGTGCACAGGATCGATCAGAGAGCTGGTTTAAGTTATTCACTTATACCTCTTTGCTCTCTACGGATTGTTCCTGAAGTGCTGAAATATCTGAGGGAGGTGGAGTCACCTCTGGCCTTCCATTTTCTCCCAGTGATGACTTCTCAGCGACTAAGTGGTCTTCCTTGGCTGAAAGTTCTTCAGGTTCTCTGTTGGGCTCCCCCTTTCCTTCAGTAGCTTCAATTTCCCTTGCCTCTTGTCTGGTACCAGATGAAGGGCAGCAGCCTTCACTTGATTCTTTGCTGCTAATGCACAACGGCTCCATTAAATAAGCTACCTGCAACCATAGTTTATTGTCAGATGTATAAGAACATCAGTGGAAATGATCATCTACATATTAATAATGCCACATCATTATGCTGCCACTGCGACTAAGTCTGAAATGGTAGGGTTAATTGATTCattcagtctttttaaatttgtcaAATATCTTATATACATAGGCACTGGGCTAGTTGGTAGGGACTTAACAGTAAACAAGATAGACAGGATTCTTGCCTCAAGAAGCTTAAGTTCTAATTTTCCCATCCCAAGTGTCAACTCTAATCAACTGGTAATGACTATCTAAAAAACTGCTGAAAACTCTGCCACAAACTAGATTTTTACTGATCTTGACCTAGGTTCTCCTAAATGTGTATAGTTGCCACATAAACTCTCTGTCCAGTTCTGTTTATTCCTGGTCCTCAGCCCTTAACCAGGGAAATAAAAACACTGCGAAATACTGCCCAGAAGTCTTAACATTATAAACTTAAAGGGGAGTCTGGGCAAGTGTCACCTCACTGAGTATGAAAGAATGAATTGCAAGGATCCTCCTAAGACAGTCCTACATACAGAAATTCCTATGATTCAGGCTCGTAATGACTGGGCTCTTAGAACATTGTCAAAAAGTACATTATCTGGGACATGTTTTTTATCAGCAccaagtgcaggagacatagcaaTCAGCTCAATTCCTGCCAACATAGACCTTATATTTTGGTAAACAATATACAGAGTGGTAGAAATATGTATGGGTAAGCATTCTCTTAGGAAGCTGAGACTTCCACCTTTGGAAATAATGGCTCCCCATTACctcagaaagaaagaggaggttCTGGCGGCTGACTTGCTCTGCCTTTTCCTGAGATTCCTCACTGCCTCCGTCCCTCACAAGCAGCTCACTAGCTTCTCTCCCTGGGCTGCTTTCCTCTAGTTCCTCAGCCCCTGGCTTCTCAGTTTCCCTCCAGCTGCCCAGATCAAGATCAAAACTGGAGTCCCATGAGCTGAAGAGGGACCTGCAGTCATTGCTCAACTCAGAGTCATTGGGATAGTCTTGTTCAGAATCCAACCAACCCCAGTCATGCCCCATCtgtaaataaatacacagaaaaaaaaaatgcattacaTACACTCAAATCAGTATTTCTATGGCATTTCCATCTCCCAACTTTGGTAGAAAAGTAACGGGTCAGAAATTTTTTTCTACTCCTCATTAGGAAGAGTAATATCTAGCTGAAGGGAGACATCAGGAGAAAAAAGTGATCTGTTATTGGGAataaagaaaaagccctatgtCAAACAGTGCAATACAAATACTACCCAGAAAGTATTTGTTCTTAAGACTTCCTCATActctgaaagaagagaaaaaactggAGCATAGCTAGCTGAACTCCTCTATCCCAAATCACCTTAAACTCAATTGCAAGGCAACAAATCAGATGCACATGGGGTATTTTCCTCAGCATTATAGACATTTTTAACCTATCAACCATTAAATCCTCAAAGCATGTTTTACAATTACCTGCAGCATCCTTCTAGTGATATTCAGCTTTCACTTCTCAGAAAGAGAACTGCAAcatcaagtttttaaaatagctttcctTGCTTTCATTACACTGCACTCCTGGTTTTCTTACCACTTTGTGCTCTCCCTTTACAACTTTCTATGTTCTTGTTTGGGCCTCTGCTTCCTTACTgtgtcttaaaaaaacaaaagaagaaatgtagCTATTTTGAGATTTCATCTTTATTAAGGTGGCTTCCAAatctctccacttttactttttgTATGCATTCTTGCCTCATTTCTCCATGTACCCAAAGGCTGATTCCCTTCAGGTGCCCTACCATCTCCTTCAACTCTTCTAAAACACCAAAATCACTTTTCTGAACATCTCACAAACCACCTGAAAGtcgttcaattgtgtctgactctttgtgagcccatggactatacagtccatgaattcttcaggccagtatactggagtgggtagcctatctctttctccaggggatcttcctgacccaggaattgaaccatggtctcctatattgcaggcagattctctaccaactgagctatcaaggaaggcCCCCCACCCTGCAACCATTTGCTCTCCCTAAATTCCTTATGCCTACCATCACTATTTCCTTAGTCCAGTCTTGAGTCTTTCTTCTTTTACATTCATTAAACAAGTCCACTTCCCAATTTTCTTTCACAGTAATTTTTCTCACTGCCCATCCTTTATTCCTGAATAAATGTAATAGCCTCCTGGtcagtttctctatttttaatcCAACCTGCTCTGAACAAATAGTCTCCCTATTTAATGCTTTACAATAGATACCTCAAATATAAATTTCTCAGTCTGTCAAAGTCCTCCATATATCAAGCGCAATTTTGTCCCTTTATCCTGGTTCCTGTAATTCACTATTCCTTAATACAATCCTGTCTTCTTCTTATTCCCACCTCAGATGCCTCTACCTTAATTTAGCTTGCTTAAGCTTATGAATCACATTCTCTACCAACCCAAAACCTGTGTCCTTTAATGGACCTCCTCCTCCACAAACTTCTCCAACTTTTAGGACTTATATCACATACATGTTTGTATATTGCTTTGGAAATATACTGTAATTAAAGTTTTCTAACTCCTGGATTGACTGAACTTTCTATCACTCACCAAGATGTGTATCTTCTATGTCCTTAGCATTCTAAccagctttatatttttatttaagccaAAAGAAGATCTATGATTTCCAATCTAAGATTTCCGTATCTTTCtcaagaatgctcaaaatactagATATACCCTATGAACCTCCaactgtttttaataaaaagctcACAAATACTTCATTTCACTGATCTAATTTTTATTTAGGAACTAAAGTTGGAATAAACTCAGGTGATAAATTTGATTACTGAGTTAAATCTTCAAATAGTAATGTTATgaattctaaaatatacaagaatcctacacatagaaatatatagaaagaaaataacaatatacTATTCAAGAAATACCACCTACAAGACTTCTCTGGAGGCACAGTGgataaaaacccacctgccagtgcaggggacacaggtttgatccctaggtccagaagaccccacatgccaaggagcaattgagcttgtgcgccacaactactgagcctgcactctggaaccctcaagccacaactactggagcctgcACGCCTAGAACAAGgcgaagccaccaaaatgagaagcccccactctCCGCAATTAGAGAAAACCCACACAAAGCAACAATGACCCAGTGCAGCTGAAACTAAGTAAGATACCACCTGCAAAGATAgcaataaatagaataaatgctGAGGATAAAAATGCTATCTGTATTCATGCTTTAATCTTCTTTAAACAATGCCATGAACAGAACACTGAAAACCTTGTTTCCCCAATCATTCAAGAAAAGCTGAGTAAGACAGTCCTGACTACATAATGCAATACTTTTAAATATTACAAACTCTGACCTGTAGTAGAACAGTTCATATTATAAGACCACTTTCCCCCTCTAACAATCTCATTCCATAAATGATTAGTTACCATGCAGAACAAATCCTAAGTTTCACACTCCCACTCACATACTCTAAGAACACAACAAAGGCTAGAGTTTTCTTATCTTTCAGAGTTTATTGTGTACATACACATttcacaggtttttgtttttaaagtctgtaCACTTCACAAGACAGTACAAACTAGCTACAATCTGCTAGCAACACATCAGGATATTAACACAGACCATGATTTTTGCCCTAAAACAGGCAATTGTGCTACTCCAACTCTCTGAGAGAGATTTTCCCAGTATGTCATGTGGCCCAGGCACCTCCTCTTCTGTAACTTCAACTTCTGAAACTGGGCCACAAGCCCAAGCGTTATCTTTACTTCTGTTTCAGGTTCAGCTCAATGCAGATACTCTGAGGCTTCACTTTTTCATCTTCATATCTGCTTCAATGGCACAGCGGCGCCCCCTGGTTCCCCCATCCTAGATGACAGGCAGATAAAGAAAGGGAGTGTGAATGAGTTACCTATGATGTAAGAGAGGTGCAACAAGAATGCTGGGGATTTGGTTTTaggaggaaagagggaggagaatCAACAGAAAAATCCAGGGAATGAGGGGCATTTATCTGTCCTTCCACAGAGCGGGCTAAAAAGCACTTTTGAGTAGTGTGtgagaagaaataaaggacagaGTACCTTGCTCCTGCCCTGGGGTCCCACAGAATGACTGAGTCATCCCACCCAGGCCCCAAATGATGTGCAAAGGAACAAGAGTAAAAGATGGGTGTGAGAGCCAGAAAGGGCAGTGGATAGTGAGATTCTTGGCTAACATACCTGTCCAGCTGTTGATCCCTATAAGAAAGGCCTTTCCTGCAGACTGACCCTGGCACTAGTTCCCTAGCACCTCCTGAGTTGTTTTCCATGAGATCAGGACAATCAGAAAGCTTCTTTCCATCTGCTGCTCTCTCCCTGCAGCCCAGCTCCTTCCTCTTGTGCAATACTTTGCTGTCTTCAATAGATAAAAGATTCTATTAACCAGCCTTGCAACAGCCAGTCAATTGGTTCGGGACACAGTCACTGTTGCAGGCCAGTAAGAAAGAATGGAGACTACAGTGTTCTGTCTGTTGTACAGGCTGAGGCCTGTAGGTAAGATGAGCTAGTGAACACTTCAGCTGCGCCAGGCcatttttacatttctaataTGCAAGGACTTCTTAGAGCTCATGAACACAAGCTGCCTCTGAGACAACATTAAGTATAAAAATAACACCCTTGCATTTgtagaacattttaattttttttttcaagccagTTTCACacctattatttcattttatcctcacaacatCCCTGTGAGGTAGGCTGGACAGGTACCTCATAATATTATCTCCAtcacacagatgaggaaaacaaagCTCCATGAAAAAATTCAGTGAGTTTTAAAATCATATGGTTTTCTAGGCTGATATCCCTTCATTATATCGTGAATCAGTGCCTCGTAatgaacacagtcaaaggtttgttcaaatcagagaggaaaagaaagaagcctTTAGGTTAGCTTTATTAAGCTTATCTCTAATTCCACCAGCCACTACTAAAGGTAGGGGTCATTGTTATTGAGATCTTTATCTTAAATTTTACTGGATGTTTATGTATCAGGCATCACTCTTGCAACTTAttattagaggaaaagaaaaaaaaaaaaacccatgcgCAGAGTATCTTTTTAAATGCCAGTTAGCAGCTGCTGCTCTGAGCAAtcttctatttattaaaaaaaaaaggactatcaAAAGGTGAAGTCAAGAAATGAGGAGCACGTGCATCCTAGATCCTTACCAAGAATACCTCATTTCAGCTTAGTGAAGTCTTGAAACAGTCCCTAcccagcccacacacacacacacatgcagaaagACAGGAATGCAGAAGAGGCAGTTTCTTATTTGATGACTTGAATAAACAAAAGTTTGAGACATTGCCACAGTCTGCACGTTGGATTTCCCTCTGCCACCCACCCCCAGCAAGAGCTGAGAATCTTTGTGGCAACACCACCCCTTGCAGCATTCAATActtacaaagagagagagaaggaaggcaggagagCCCATGGGGACACTGTCCTGTTAGAGGACAAACAAACACTGATCAGGTTCCACAGAAACTCTCAGCTGCAAGCAACCCAAACCTCAGGACAGAGACACAAgcaccacacacacaaagacaaaattttaaaactcaagaaTAAGAGGAAAGAGATCCAAAAGCAATCTGGCCATTATGCCTCTGGAATAGGAACTGATGGTCCCCAAATGCTACAAGCTAAGTCATTTCTCCCAACTTGTGAGCACTCTTCCAGAGGAGATAATAACTCATTCACTCAGCCCACAATTTCTCCTATGTGACTGTGTCTTTCAGTCACAGCAGGTTTCTTCAATGTTTGATGGGAGCAAACAACTACCATTTTAAGATCTTGATGTCTGTATACCACTGGAATGTAGAAGCCTGGCAGTACCAAGTAGTAACATAAGGTTCCCTGGATGCTTCAGACTTCTATCACTGGAACACCAGCACACATGCTCTTCCTTGGTCTCCTCACCTTCTCTGAAGCATCCTGTTTGCGGGTAGAATCTCTGCCTCGAAGACTTTTAGCACTGATCCCAGACTCAGAGGTTTGCATAATCAACTGTGTGGCCAGGAATTGCTGTAGGGAGAAGAAACAGAGTTGGCCCTAGAGACCCGATCCATCAGGGAAGAACGAAGACACCTTAGGCTTTGTAAATAGGACTATGGTACCATTCTGCAAACACCATTCAAATACATCTACTAATTAGAAGTTTAGCACATTAGGTTTTAATTCTTCTTGGGTATGATAAACAATCAGAAAATGCCAAATGGCTctaagtttttgttgttgctacaATACAGCATCAAAATCTCTATGCTCTAACTGTATAAAACACGGAACCATACTTAGTTATCTtacaataacctataatagaaaagaatttgaaaaagaacatatatattaggttggtgcaaatgtaattgtggtttcagaccatgaattttaaatcattataaccaggctcaaatacatctttattgatcaaaataggaaccattacaatcaacatatttttgccaatgagaaataaagtttatttctgtAGCATAAAAACTCATGCTTTGGGATTCAACAAACTCTCGGagagcattttctgcctcctactGGTTGTAGAAGCATTTTCCctacaaaaagttgttgagatgcttgaagaagtggtaataAGTTGGCGAGAGGTCAGAAGAATATGGcaaatgaggcaaaacttcatagcccaattcattcaacttttgaagtggtGGTTGTGTGATCTGCGGTTGGGTGTTGTCATGGAtaagaactgggccctttctaTTGACCAATGCCAGTTGCAGGAGTTACAATTTATGGTGCATCTCATCGATCTGCTGAgcgtacttctcagatgtaatggtttcacagggattcagaaagctgtggtgGATCAGACAGGTAGCAGACCACCAAGCAGTGACCATGACCTGTTTTTGTTGCGAGTTCAGCTTTGAGaggtgctttggagcttcttcttagtccagccactgagctggttgtcGCCTGCTgctgtataaaatccacttttcatcacatgccacaatccaatcaagaaatggtcTGCTGTTGTTGTGTGGagtaagagaagacaacacttcaaaatgatttttttgatttgtggtcagctcaggaggcacccacttatcaagctttttcacctttccaatttgcttcaaattctTTACAACCATAGAACGGTTGacactgagttctttggcaacttctcgaGTAGTTGTAAGAGAATCAGCTTCGATGATGGCTCTCaa is a genomic window of Ovis canadensis isolate MfBH-ARS-UI-01 breed Bighorn chromosome 5, ARS-UI_OviCan_v2, whole genome shotgun sequence containing:
- the LOC138440384 gene encoding bromodomain-containing protein 8-like, whose amino-acid sequence is MHFFFLCIYLQMGHDWGWLDSEQDYPNDSELSNDCRSLFSSWDSSFDLDLGSWRETEKPGAEELEESSPGREASELLVRDGGSEESQEKAEQVSRQNLLFLSEVAYLMEPLCISSKESSEGCCPSSGTRQEAREIEATEGKGEPNREPEELSAKEDHLVAEKSSLGENGRPEVTPPPSDISALQEQSVESKEGGVQQESKEEDQGEGYVSEMEDQRSSGECDDGCSAQETPLVDILFSRATSSKLSDLCHGDPVQDHLLFKKTLLPVWKMIASHRFSSPFLKPVSERQAPGYKDVVKRPMDLTSLKRNLSKGRIRTMAQFQRDLMLMFQNAVMYNDSDHHVYHMAMEMQREVLEQIQVLSIWLDKRRDLNSLE